In the genome of Pagrus major chromosome 17, Pma_NU_1.0, the window atTTTATCATTGTTACTATCCATCAAGTGCTGCAGCAGCTAATCTAGTTTCTGTTGTTGATTCAGGAGTTGCAgcggcagctgcagcagtggcagcaggacACAAAGCAGATGcagcaggagaaggagcagcagctcaACACTGTGGGCTGCAAAAAAACAGTGAATTTGGACCGACTgatggagatgaagaggagggtgagCAGTTCTAGTGCTGAACATGACTCAGTGAATATCCTCAAATGTTGAACAGGATGCACAGTCACTATTAGATGAACATTAATGAATTGTGAATTGTGTTCAGCTCAGGGAGATGGAGCAGGTGGTGTTAGAAGacagggaggagcaggagataCTGCGCCAACAGCAGGCAGAGGCCAGAACTGCCACCAAGGTAACAACATTCAGTCACGTCCCAGATCAGATCAAGCAGTCTGGTTATTTGGTGTACTGATTCCTAATTCTGATTCTGCAACCTTTGACCCcgcagctgcaggcctggtgGAGAGGCTGCATGGTCCGTCGGGGCCTCGgcagttttaaaaaagcagaggaagacaagaaaggcaagaagaagaaggaaggaaagaagaagaaaaagaaatgagttTACTCCTTGGAGACATTGAAATAATGCACATAAATCAATCACAAAGAGTCATTTAATTCCTGATCAAAgtctctgtattttttctttgttctttcattaaaaatgtaaaaacatttttttgcaatttcaAACGTACAGtgtataacaaaataaaatacattacataCCATCATTAAATTCAGAAGATTAAGAAAAGTAGTACATTGTGTGAAGGGAACATGGAGCATATCAGTATCatatcatactgtatgtaaacacATGAACAGACAAAATAGTAGCACCTTGATTCAAAGTCCTCTTATTCCATACTTTATGTACAGGTTGACCtgagtaaaaaaatatttaataagattaaaaacaagaaaaacaaaattccaAGAAATCAACTTGACTTCCTGCAACAAACACTACTATGTAGTCTACTGTTAATGACCATAGGCCATACATTTGAACGTATGTCAACGCCTTTATCATGACATGATAAGGATTTCAGTCACAGTCAAACAGCAGTTCAATACTGCTTGTTCCTGCAATCACAATATACAAATCACAAGCTGATGAACTGAATTATACAGCAACACATATTTCGTAACAAAGTACATGAGTCAGCATATCAGACCACTAGACATCAAATACAGAAAGATCAAAAGATCATAGAGCGATGAGTCAGTCCGAAGTCACACCAATGAGGGAAATTAATGCAGTAAAATAATCCCAACTTTATGTCCTCACATCtgacagaggagcagaaggCCCAACATTGCAACACAGGaagtaaaataattattttcaggATAAGGTTTGAGAGCTGACGTTTGTGCGTACTGACTTGGAGAACTGTGATGATGAGCGATGGTTATGTTTTTAAACCAGTGCTGAGACCTGGTTTGAGTCACGTCAAACCCAAAACCATAGCCAAAGCTGCTACGGCAGTCAAAGGTCAAAGtaacagagctgaaacaatgacTCAATAATCTGCAGTAATTGATTTATCATTTTAAGTAATTATTTCCcatcaaaaatgccaaaaatgatcTGGTTTCAGCTCTGTTAGATGTCGCCCTAAAGATAATTTTGACAGAGTTAAAGAGACTGATATTAGGTCTATAAACAACTATATTATATAGGTCTATATAACAACTTTGAGTCAGAACAGAGACTGAGGCAAATCCGAAAGCTGAAAAAAGTGGTCTGGAGACTAAAACTGAGACCAAACACTGAGTTAAAGTTGTTATCACCCCAAAGATGCCAGGTTCGTGTGAGTGAGTAGTGTGAGTGTCAGCTCTGTGCGTCCAAAGCCTCAcacttcttctgcttctgtcGAGAGGCTCTGGTCAGCGTGCATGTAGTTGTTGTCTCCGATGATGACACAGTTGAGATGGGAACTGTGGATGCTGATGCTTGGAGGCTCATCTGATGGCAGCGGAGGAGGAGTGGTctgtgctgccccctgctgtcCACAGCTGTAGCTGCACCTGGCCTGATCTGTATCACATGAAcaaatgacatgttttaatttctCATCAGTGCAGCTTGAGTGCTGTAAACTACAAATAATTAGCAATCAATACAACACAGTCTAGTATAAATtgcagctcaaagtgctttaaattTCTGGAAATGTTCTATAAAATGTTTGGCTGTTACCAACCGTGCATGTGGAACCGAGATTCAGTCATCAGAGGCTGACTTTCTGCCATCAGAGATGGGTAGGAGTCGTTGCCAATGACGCAGTCAATCAAGGTTGAGTTGCTGATGTTCACTATTAAAATGGTTGACGGCAGACTCCGGATTGCCAGTGCTTATGAGTGGGCGAGACAGAGAAAGGGGAAAAGGGAAGAGAATATGAGAAAGGGAAGTTGTTGTTCCAGAGTGATGTAAGAGAAATGTGTCACTATCTCTAAGTTCCTCAGAGTTCCCCTGAATATATGGAAAAAGATTGAAAAGCCGCAGCAAAGAAAGTGTTTGGGTCAGTGCAAATGTGCTGCTAactaaatgtattaatattaatttacTTGGTTGACAGATTTTGTTTGGGTCCTCCTTATTCATAATGATGGAAAAGGCACCAGCATCTTTTAAGAACTCAGTGATTTAATTGTTAATTTGTtacaatcaaataaataaatatgaattgggaaaaaccctaaccctaaccctgaacATTTTGCTTGGGatgcaagaaaaacaagactAACAATGcattaaagaaaaagatttgAGGAAAGAATAGAGACACTGAACATAAACTTACCTTGTGTCATTTTATCATCCATAGTTTGTTGATTTCGAgctttaaagacaaaaagagacgtgaagttacattttttgctcATTATAAATCGTCTTTTGGCATCTGTGCTACCAGCTTACAAGTAAATATGACAATATCAGAGCAGATAAAGTGTAATTTGTCATGTTTCTAAGAAATAAATATAGACTCTGTAACAGACTCTACTGGATCATGacatgaaaatacaatattCAGGTTGTCATCATTCTATAATATTAGAATATTTGAATCTTACCTGGGCAACATGTGACCTTTTCATACAGCAGGGTGTCTAAGGGGCAGCAGAACAGCTGACAGGCTCTTAAGTAGCTCTTCTGCGCCATCCTGTGCACCACCTGGATGATTCTCTCCATGCTGGTAGCCTTACACCTGATCACCTACAGGAGAAACACAGGCACAAGTGTCCTATTATGTCACACAATGCCAtcatttcacttctttttcttttcacaaacaACAGCTCACATCGCAGTATCACGGCCCAGCTCGGGTTTTAGGTCACATGCTCTTCTCTGCGGCTGGAAACTTTATTATGTCAGTGGGAAGAAAAACGTAAACCGCAACTGCCGGTATCCGGAAGTGGTGGCAGGTTTTTTTATAAATCACAAAACCAAATTAGTATTAGACTATTGGGATTAATATTAAtctgttttagaaaaaaaaaagaagaaaaaaaagaaccgTACATATTCTATAGCATATATTAACAAGACGACGGACAGGTGTTGCCAATGCAGGCACGTTTAAAGTCTCACTTCAGGGGCTTTTCCAGAATATTAACCATTTAAAAACGAAatatattctctctctctttatttttgttaagtgacatttgaaaatgatgaaattctGCCACTTAGAGCAACCTCAGTTGTAGCTTCTGGGCTAATTCTGCCCAGGTGTATGTCTGACAGGCTGACCTCAGGCACTTACAGGTACTTTGATTTACACCAACTCTGAACTCCAATTGTTCTAGAAATAACTCCCACCAACGAGTCGAATCACTTGGCAGGAAGTAAACAGGCTAGtagaataatatatatatgtatatatataaataaaaaaagacccACCTGACTGAGCGTTGATCTCTCTTTCATTTTAGTTAACTGGCTGTTATCATCCCTTAATGGGCTCAGAGACAGAGGGTCCGAGTTGTGCATCGTTCGTGTAGCAGTGGTACTATATTGTTCAGAGGGACCAACACAGACTGATATAGCCTACAGAATTTTTACGGAGAAGTCCCCGCCAGAGTGGCGCATGCGCACTTTAACTTGGACTTTCCATACGGTTGAAGGCAGAAGAAAACACTGTGAGAGTGTTTACTGGTTCTCTTCCTGATGTGGGTAATCTAAACACCCAGCATGTGCCGAGAACTGATTGGCCCCATGACGTTATTGCGTGACACTTGCGGATCTACATTCCTTCAAGTGTGTGCCTGCAGTCAGTAAGATATAAAGTCACCGACACATCAGTGATATTGCAACCTCTCAATATTGAATTATGCCACAGGCCGATGTAaattttctttactttgcatAAACAGGCGATTTGTCTTTGCCCCGCTGCCGTGTCTCACCTATTCTGTCCTGATGCCTTCACTGCACCTCGTAAACTATTTATTCCAAACGCAGCAGCCTTAAAATACTCAATTTTAAGTTAGGATTCATAAAACATGTGGATACAAGCAAACTAGCACGGTGGTACATGTTGTTTGCACCTAGATATATATGATGGCTTTGACCTGTTTTGCACTGAAGCAGCAGAACGAACAGGAGGAAATGATGCAACAGGAATGCCAGCCGATTTTCGTGCTACACAGGCATGAGCAATCCACACAGCCTGCTTCAAAATGATGAAATCTTTAAAATGCCATACTTTTGTAGGAAATGAAATAATGCAAAGCTAAGTGTCAGTACATGGTGAAAAAAACAGGACTATCCCCTTCAGAGGTAAACTGAAAAGTTGAGTCAAGTTTTACAAGTCAGAAAGTCAATATGTCTGTTCTGTTTGTCAGTTATAATCATTATAGGAGTTTGTGGGGAAACTTCAACCAACCTTATTCACCACTGAATTTGTATGAGAAGAGAAATAGTCTTAATTGGTCAAAACTCTACCAAAGCTTGTAGAATAGAAACAAATTTGTGAGGCCACAGTATCAAAAGTGCAAATGAAAGTAACCAATCAGATACACACAGGCCTGCATATCAGCCAATGGGGCATACACACATGGATGAGTTCAGTAAGAATTGGTCACGGTATATGGACATTGAATAAGAGAAGTGCAACTACAGTGACGCACTATCTGctataaaatatgttgtttccCAAAATGAGCGTCTTAAGTGAAGTgtacaatgaaaacaaaatgccacGTACTCTTTGGAAGTGccaaagaaacacaagctgagATAAAAAAGAGAACCAGCAGCTTAATAGATATTAAGCAAACAATAAAAGGGATTAGAATATACTTAAGAACTTACAAACAtcaatgtaataataataataataataataataataataataataataataataataataagggaTTAATTGAAAAGTCCTCATTCACGCCTCCTGAAAATAAACCGTGGACATGGTCCAACGTCAAGTATGAATTTTAAATCTCACCTTACTAgaatttttcaaaatgtaatgtattcaATATATTCAGTATTCCTTCAGTTTTACAGTACTTACTGTGTAAATTGCCTTTCCCATTATGAAGGTTCAAGGTCTATACATGACTGGGAATATAACTCAAGGGGAGAAATGCTGAAGTATTTATCTGTGAATTGTTGTTGGTCTAAAAGTAGTCAAATCGGAATATATTGAGTTGAAAACGCTATATAATACTGACGCTTTATTACTTTAATActgcaaaaaaatattcagcTCAGTTCAGTTGTAGAAAAGTAAACCTCCCCATCATTTTCtgttacaaaaaaagaaaaagaaaacggGTCATAGGCTTTCATTAGCAAGCTAGCTTTGTAACCTCTTTAGATCTATGTGAGAACTTGTGTGATGCAAAAAGTTTTAATTTAGTGATTTGTGAGAAATACATCCTCTTAAAATCCTTAAGAAGATCTGTTTTCCCCATCTTTTCCTTTATCCTTTTAATTACCTAGCTATTCACTGATATATTAAGTTATATTTTTCACTTTGTAGTATTGTCAGCTTTGGGCCTCCACACCTTTCACTTGTTCCTGAGCAGTTCATGGTGCGACTTCCATTTCTCCGACTGCACCTGAAAGCAGCATGAATATAGTGAAATAACCGGCAGGAGCAGTCAAGAGTGGAGCTGAGCGCAGAGCAGCCTCTGCTTCCTGGATGGAAACAACACGCAGGAGCTGAGCAGACACACTAACACAGGCCAGACAGGAGCGAGCAGGAcgtttcaacatgtttttagGTTCTTCTTTAAGCGCGGTTCGTGTCTGAGAAAGGCGGTACCGGGTCGGCAGAGGACTTAGCGTTGACAGCAGAGGTTATTACAACAGCAGACTGTATCAACACATGTGTCACTGTAAGAGCACTGCGGCTGTGGATCTGGACTCAGGCAGCTCCTACACCCAGTGGTCCACAGGCAAGGTAGGTCCCCcccacactctctctcctctgccctcctgGCTTTTTGTCTGCATCACATAGACCCAACAAACGTGTGGACCTTACAAATATTACACCGTGAATGCGTCAGAATTTCAGTTGTGACCTATCCGTGAATGCAACCTTGAGGGGTGGGATGCAGATGTGTCAGATTTCATGTGTGGTCTGCTTGCATGCACTGTGACAGACAAGATAATACACTGTTATTAGTCATGACAAAAACCACACTCACCTCAGGATAATGTTTCACAGCAAACTGTCAGGATATAACTCTGGGAATAATACACCTTTAAATGACAGCAATATGAGTCAAGATCCACCACACTGATTCTGGTTAAACTGATGTGCACTAGATGAAGGTTTGCATACTCCCACCCCATcattttcttcatgtgtttaaCTTTATGCGCTCCTGTTTTAGGCTCCTTCCCAAACGCACACAGGTTACTGGGCCAGGGAcccagagagacagacagggagtgATTGCAGCTGTATCAATGATGCCATATAAATGCTGCCACACACTCCTCGAGCACACAGTCCCAGCTGCCTGCCTCCCAACACAGTGGCAGTCTGTGTAAAAGCAGCGGCAGTTTTTTACCGGGCAGATCTGGTTTTTCCGTTTCTGCCTCCCTGGTCAACAATGATGCTTTGATCCCCCTGTGGCTGGAATGCCATCTAGACCTTAATCCGCCGGGACTGCTAATCACTGAATGGCCAGCTCCACACCTAAAAGAAACTGTTAGCACACAAGGGCGTTTTTGATTAATGAACAGCTCGAACAGAGGAGGCTCAAGTTTGAATGTGGACTTCTCAGCTCTAATTGCTTGCTCAGGGGCTGCGACTGCAGCAGTCGAGCAGGTTTTCGAAAGCTGATACTGACAATGATGTATTTCCTGGGAAGCCTTGGGCCGTCAGCAATTTGTATTGACATTTAGTTATTGAAATTTGGTCACATCTGCAAACATTCAGGGAGGAAATGCATCTGAAAGAGTGTTCAGACAATGGTTTGGCCCTCAAACTCATATTAAACTTCAATCCGTTCACTGTATGTCATTAGAATCTGACCACTATGGCTTATACAGTTTATGAAAGGCACGGATATAGTTATGAGGCATCAAACTTCTTCATATCTATGAGCAAAGATGGAACAACACTGATTTATCTGTTCCTAAGACAAAAACA includes:
- the LOC141012274 gene encoding uncharacterized protein, which translates into the protein MHNSDPLSLSPLRDDNSQLTKMKERSTLSQVIRCKATSMERIIQVVHRMAQKSYLRACQLFCCPLDTLLYEKVTCCPARNQQTMDDKMTQALAIRSLPSTILIVNISNSTLIDCVIGNDSYPSLMAESQPLMTESRFHMHDQARCSYSCGQQGAAQTTPPPLPSDEPPSISIHSSHLNCVIIGDNNYMHADQSLSTEAEEV